The Sabethes cyaneus chromosome 3, idSabCyanKW18_F2, whole genome shotgun sequence DNA window ATGCCGCAGAGCAGGATTCTGATTGCTACCTTTCTGATGACTTCATTGCTATCGGGTTTGGCTTTAGCCGCTGCAATCATTTCTGTGTACGCGAAGAACAATTCGCTGTACCTTTTTTGACATTCGATGAAATTCGCACAAGTTTCGCTACTCGCGGGATCTTGTATTTCATTGAAAGCACATGTTTTTTGCTCCAGCGAAGCCCAGTAATCGGCAGGAGTTGCGGCCATATGCCATACCTGGTCAATTGCGACTTCCTGGCGATTGGCTTTGTGAAAGTCTAGGTCTAGTTCCATTTTCTCGAACTTTGGTTTGTGTTTGTGGGGGTTCAAGACtgaaaagatataaaaaatcaatttagtGTGTTTTGTAATGTATTCTAGTATGGTATAACTTACAGCAATTCTCGATATGTATAGAAGGTACTCGTTTTTTCATCCAGCTAATCGTGTTACGTACCGAAGAACTGTCGCATTGCCACCGATTTTCATGTAGATCGATACTGCGAAGTTTCTTTACTGGTACGAAAACATCCTTCGATAGTGTGATCATTAGGTTATTCGATAGATCCACCGAGCGTAGGCTCGGTAGATAGTGAAAGATACTGTCATGTAACTGCGGAATTTTGCATTCGCTCAGGTGAAGGTACTGAAAagatggaacaaattttaatttatgttaatgcacacctaatttgataAACGCCATagcattttttcagctttccaatCGGTTGGGaagctcatggcgaaaacggcggaTTTTGGATAAAATCTAATATAGCGACTAAATCCAAGATGACagccaaaaaatattttactttaaatttgaaaGTCCTATACctcttctttacaaaaccgtaccatttgttagttgtttgacTGCAAATGTTTCCAATGTCAGCAAACCTGGAGATCTataggtttgctaaaaattaatCTTTTTTGGAACTGTCGGACCCTGTTCGCTGTTTCGAGGTTTAAAACGTGCAAATCTCATTTTTAACTAGGTTTTTAACCAATTaagtacaaaagttctaatatttgaagaccttgcGTCGGTAGTGGCCccatttcaacgagaattacttatTCTTAAACATTATAAACACAGGAACAGCTATCGGATTCCGGTGAAACACATCATCTTCAACGAGAGTTTGAAATGGCATTCCGTAAAACAACTGTGTGTTCTTCTATATCTATATGGTAAAAAATAATCCAACAAGGTTTTAGAGTGGAACCTCAACTCACCATGATGGATGAACTCTTCAGCAGCGGCCGGCTGTCCAGAGAGATGAAGTTATTATTCGATAGATTAAGATCGATCAGTTTTTCGTTGTGCTCGAAGAGATCCTCGTGAAGCTGCTCCAGTCGGTTATGGGACAAATCTAGGGTCTGCAGTTTTCGTAAAGTAGAAAACGCATTCAACGAAATTGTATGTATCGCGTTGTCGGATAGAAACAACTTCACCAAGCTTACGTGGGTCTGAAAAAAGGAAGAACGATTAGTTACTGTCTAAAAATCAAGCACTTCATCCATGGCTGTTACCTTAAAATCGTCATCttcaacgaaagaaattttattgATACTTAAATCCAATATTTCGACACTGTCCGGGACATCGGTGTGTGTGCTGATAAGGTTCTCATGGCTGAAAAGAGTTGCATCGTTTTTTTATCATTGATTAACGTTTATCTTCGATTGGCAAGTGGTTGCAAGTCGATTCGAAGTGATGTGTTTCTATTGACTGAATTATTCATATATCATTCATGTTCGTCGCAATTTTTTTTCCACCATATTTTATAAGAAAGTTATTTCATAATTTAACGTAAGAGTTAACGATTTAATCTTTATATTGGTAGAACATACCTGCAATCGGCACGCCTGAGTCCTTCAATCATATCACAAGTGCACATTTTTGGGCATACCACAAGCTGCTCATTACTGTTCGTGATGACACTAGCTCGAATGACTAATAGATAACTTAAAACTATACTAAGTCGttgaataattttgaaattcatgattttaatttttaacttatTCACAATTTATTCACTTGCGTTTATGAATATCCAGATGTATTAACCAAACACCAAATATCACATTTTATGAATAGTGCTAAAAAAGCCAACACCCAACCGTGTGTTTCTTTGGCAAGTGCTAATTTtcaaatgatgatattttttaatattcCCCTTATCAGCTGTAGAGTTATGGTGCGAATGTGTGCAAGGATCGGATAAGATAGTGTACCATACCTTACCGTACTAAACGGAACAAAAGCGTATCGATACTCACTGATAACAACACCTACTGAAGGGTACACACCGAAGCACTTTAGTAGTAAGTAATTGCCGCAAGTGTCGTGGAAGGAACAGCCTTTCTTCTtttacttgtgtgcatcatggCAATGATTAAGCCTGTAGGCTACCTGTGATACTATGAGTAATCGTATTTTGTGTCAACAAAATGCGATcggtttgacaaagttgttcagaCATGGTCGTTCAAGAATTACGTATTGATTAATGATGAAATAGGTAATTAAAACAGAATGCATTCTCTTGACAAATCAAGGCTCAAATCAATTCTTAGTTTGAATAAGTCCAAATGAACTGAAACTTTGCATTATGAGCAAATAACTAATGTTCCTTTGTTTTCCTttcaattctactatttattgtACTAAAAATTTTTGAACCAGAATCTAATAAAATATACATGCTGGAGGCAAAAAAcatatctgtcagaataataaaggaaaaataaaagtgAAAGGAAACGTTTTATCTTCCTCTCTTTAcagattctactaagacgctcaacaaAAGAACATTATTCTGAAAATGAGTGTCTTTAAAGCATGGTGACcgataatttatataaaaaaaaatccacttATGCTGTACGTGCAGTGCACAAGTAACACTGTTTTTTACACCCATAATTGGAGCAAAACTCCTTGCGGCCTACAACCGGGCGGCTTGAACGCGTGCTAGCGGTATGTGACGAAAGCAATTAACTTTAttatcattttttaaattttattttttttgtcttgCCCGGTAAAAATTGTCGCAATTGCCAGCGGTGGTGATTGCGAGCCGGAAGATTGTCGGCTGCTGTTCCAGATCCAGATGACAATCAATTCAGCAAGCGTTTAATATGTAGGCATGTGATATTCTACTGAATAATATTCGCGATTCTCTTTTGCAAGTATAATCAGATAAGAAGCTGTGGTGAGTCGAACAGTGTACTCACGGTTATCATTTTTGCATCACCTATCTGACGGAATCGGTATTCGCATACTGACTGGTCCGCGCTTATTTGTCAGTGTGCAATGTCTGTATGCTATGATGGGGAAAGACGCAGAATTTATCTTGGCTGAGATTTGATCGTACCTATAACTTACACCGCTCAAAGAATACCGAAGTCAGCATACGATGCTCAACCGACTCCGACAACCGACAAGCAGGGGTACAATATAGTAGACAGATAACGTGCATTGATATCCAAAGCAGAAAGGTGTCGGGCACGGTCGGTTGATACTCAAAGCGTGCCGCGACCTTAGATGCTATGGACCAATGTTTGATCCGCTAACGAATTTCGCAACAGCGTTGATGGTTATCCTGTGCAGAATTTTTCCTTGTTGTTACTACACGAACCTCTACCCTACGGTTGCCGCTTTCGGCACAGATTCTTACAACTTAATTCAGTTGGAACTGAACTCTGTTTGGACAACATAATTTATTGCTATTTACAGATATGCGAGGTACCTACTCAGAACGCGTATCGCCTTTTGTATATCTGCGACACGGTTCAGCTCTACCGGCTTGAAGACGGACTGTGGATGTCGCTTGATTTATGCAATATCTACTATCGGTTTATGAGTGGAGCGTGTTTGGCATTAACTGCAAAGTTCAATTTACCCGTTAGAAAAGTATCTTCAAATCAAACACTGGTACTGGTGATTGTATCTATTGTAGAATTGAAAGACAAGTGTTGGATTTAAGGATGAGATTTTTGTATGAGCAAATTTTTTAATGTCAGATTAGCGACAGCTTCTAAGTGGTACTGTAGGTAACGTTGAAGAGCTGCTAAATGGTACTGGTAGGTAATGGAGAAAGCGTTAGACATAGATTGCGAATTGAGGAAGATGGTCAAACTGCGGAGTCACTCACGCTAGTTGAAGTTAAAAACTTGATAAAATAGCTTAAAAACGGAAAGGCTTCTGGGAAGGACGGAATTCCgatcgaacttttgaaagtggAGAGTGAGCAACTGCACAAAGCAATCCATGCCACGATCGAAACAATCTGGATGGAAGAAGAAATGCCTTCATACTGGCTTGATGGTCTCATTTTCCCGATATACAAGAAGGGACATCGACTCGATTGTAGTAACTATCGGGGCATATCTCTCGTAAATTCCGCCTAAAGGTACTCTCCCTTATTCCGTTGAATAGATTAAGACCGTTATCAGAACCCTTTGTCGGCGATTACCAGCGTGGTTTTCGAGAAGGAAGATCGAatacggatcaaatgttcactttGCGTCAAATCCTTGACaaatttcgggagtacaacttgcggaCTCACTTTCTGTTTGTGACatattccgccgtgacgttacaacgttttgcctctcctttgcacagtatttctgtttcaactcgatcttgggccactcgtcgccaatttcctagtcgcctcagaagtcgtaaatcgctttcgacctggttgagccatcgtgcacgttgggcccccctgttcctggtgccggtggggttgttgaagagaactattttagtcgcactgtcgtccggcatccttacgacgtgtccggtccaccgtcgcctgctaactttcgctagatgttcgatgggagtctccccaagcagtgcctgtagctcgtgattcatacgcctccgccactctccgctttcagtttttactccgccaaatatcgtccgcagcactttccccTCGAACACGATaaaggcgcgtatgtcctccgtgagcagcgtcacggcttcaagtccatagagaactaccggtctaataagggttttgtacattgttagcttcgtgcggaggcgtatgcttcctgatcgtagcgttttacgaggggcaaagtaggcccgatttcccgcttggatgcgccgctggatctccttactagtgttgttgtccgtggtcaccagcgatcccaaatacacgaactcctctaccacttctagttcgtcgccgtcaacggttaccgtccgtgggagacgagcgtttgtttcctttgagcctcttcctttcatgtatttggtcttcgacgcatttatttttagcccaattttcttagactccgctttcagtctggcgtagattgcctccgccgtcgcaaagttcctggcaatggtatcgaagtcatctgcaaagcctagaagttggcaacCCTTGGTATAAATCGTGcgatcatgcctctcgtttcgatgcccgctcgtcggatcaccccctcaagagcgatgttgaacagcatgcaggataaaccgtcaccttgtctcgtctcgaagggactcaagaCTATCCCAGTGATGCGTATGAAACACAtctctcgatccaatgtagctctgatcagtcgcgtcagtttgtccagaaaacgatgttcgtgcattatctgccaaagcttgtctcgatcggctgtatcgtatgctgctttgaagtcaataaagatgtgatgcgtgggtacgttgcaCTCCCAACATTGctacaagatctgtcggatagtaaaaatttggtccgtagttgcgcgagtccccagaaacccgcctgataatacCCAGAATCCcacctacgaaaccttgtgctatcgatgaCAACTGGcgcaacaggatctgggagagtaccttgtaggcggcgtttaccagcgtaataccaccgatcaccgtttttgtagatgggacaaaccactcattccatccattcctccggtagctttttctcctcccaaatcctcgaaataacccagtgtaaagCCGTTGCTAGCGTTTTtacgccatgtttataaagctctgccagtaggcggtccttcccag harbors:
- the LOC128742961 gene encoding uncharacterized protein LOC128742961, which encodes MNFKIIQRLSIVLSYLLVIRASVITNSNEQLVVCPKMCTCDMIEGLRRADCSHENLISTHTDVPDSVEILDLSINKISFVEDDDFKTHVSLVKLFLSDNAIHTISLNAFSTLRKLQTLDLSHNRLEQLHEDLFEHNEKLIDLNLSNNNFISLDSRPLLKSSSIMYLHLSECKIPQLHDSIFHYLPSLRSVDLSNNLMITLSKDVFVPVKKLRSIDLHENRWQCDSSSVRNTISWMKKRVPSIHIENCFLNPHKHKPKFEKMELDLDFHKANRQEVAIDQVWHMAATPADYWASLEQKTCAFNEIQDPASSETCANFIECQKRYSELFFAYTEMIAAAKAKPDSNEVIRKVAIRILLCGIFIGALFATFITYSVMYLVKKCRESRENARSPHAKTMRELRREFRERNNFEHSRLNESPVVGRSSRRPTGNMSSQEQSQIYSNHENTRQFLVNLFSKRQPRFVRNNSQIANIQNRYLPPLQIRSEAFPSTGNGVSPVAPTSSSFIWEPSHQNQVNDELEQMLNSRQSSAFSVWNNYYGIEDLRRPESGMGLYEVVPVVNTTPAALSRTVSRETPPPPYADCSVALNRTDQQS